Genomic window (bacterium):
GTCGGGCCATGTGCGTGCAGGGTCCCCACGGGCATGATCACCGTGTCGGTCTTCTTGAACGCCTCCGCGGCCTCCATCCAGGACATCTCATCCAGTCGGTGTTTCTTCATTCGGCGGCCCTCCGTGACTCTTGGCGGTAGAAAGATCTTCCCGATGGGCGATTCGGAAGCCTGCCTCCCGAAGTGCGTTGAGGGTGGCGACAAGCGCAGGGGGCGCGAGGACGCATCCGGCGCCGACCCAGAGGTCTTGAGATCTCGCCGGCGGAGCTACCCTGTTCGATACACCAATGGGCGCGGGCGGCGTGGTCTTGCTATCGGGGAACGTGCTTTCAAGAACTCAGCGGCGGATCATGCAAATTCGAGGAAGGCGCCCCGGCCTGTCGACGACGGCACGGGCGCGTCGAATGCTCGTGCCCGCTTCGTAGAGTCTCCAACACACAGGCATGGATCCGCCGCCCGAGCGGCAGGCGAAGCTGCACCATCAGCCAGGAGGGCCATAATGTGCCGGCACACCTCGCCGCCGCTCCACCCCAATGGCCAGCGAGGCGCCCCGCCGCCCCGCCGTCCACCTTCCGCCCGATCATGGAGTGCGTCGGGCCGTGAGTTGCAACTCCAATTGCGCCTGATTTTCTGCTTTCAACACGCCGAGAATCGATGGCGGATCGAACCCAAAATCGGTCATGAGAATGGCCGTGGTGGCGTGTCCGATCAACATGTCGCCCTCCAGCCTGACCGTGCCGGTGAAGGTGACCGGTTTCGTCACGTTCCGGACCTGTAGATCCCCCGCGATTTGGATCGGTACGTCCCGTCCATCGAGATACGTGTCCGGGAGTCCTTGGATCGACGTCGGTGCGAACACGGCCGCCGGATATTTGCTGGATTCGAGCCACTGCTGGCGGATGGCATTGTCACGTCGCCGGCTGTTCGAGGTGAGCTGGCTAATATCGACGGTGATGGGGCCCGCGCGGCTCTGACGGGGATGAGCCCGATCGATCAGGATCGTGCCCTGTATGCCGTGCGTGATCCCCACTGCGACGTTGAACTGGTTG
Coding sequences:
- a CDS encoding YceI family protein, whose protein sequence is MRRHEGKISNKTQPSRCAAVAATMLVGLFVTAMDAGTGPSQAQAASPAATQGAEHYVIDASASQALYRVAETFIDRNNQFNVAVGITHGIQGTILIDRAHPRQSRAGPITVDISQLTSNSRRRDNAIRQQWLESSKYPAAVFAPTSIQGLPDTYLDGRDVPIQIAGDLQVRNVTKPVTFTGTVRLEGDMLIGHATTAILMTDFGFDPPSILGVLKAENQAQLELQLTARRTP